Within the Paramormyrops kingsleyae isolate MSU_618 chromosome 2, PKINGS_0.4, whole genome shotgun sequence genome, the region ATTTTCAGCACCCTACTGTAAGACAAAGCTGGGAATTCACGCATTATGATCATTTAAGAAAGCGTTACGGCGCCTCATTGCGCCTGCATTTACACTTTATGGTTAACTGTGTGGTAGATTGCTTCCTTCAAATGATATGAAGACATGCCTCAGTCCCATTTGCCTGAACAAAATACAGCTTTTCATAGTCCTGAGCACTCGCTATACATTTAGTTTATATGAAACTTTCTTTAACATTGAACAGAAATACAGAACTTTATGCATCTGTGCGACGGACATCTCCAACATTCCCTGGTAAAATGGCCGCTACGCACAAATCGTGACGTAATACGCATGTAAACTAGTACAATCCATTCCGCCTAGTacaacttctggccgctactcccgccatGCTAGTAGCGTAGCGTGCgcactcccagcatcctagatCTTTgaacttgcgtatacccttaaagtAATAACAAcctacgaacatttcaagttacatacggccgttcggaacgtatctcattcgtaagtagaggagcatctgtatatcAATCTTGGTAGAACAAATTCTCGGAGTAATATCACACGTAGCAGAACTGACTACATGTTGCCCTATTTAACGCAGTATCACTTGTAAGATGGGCGAGAGCTGCTTAATTTGAGTATATTCAGCCACTGATTAAAACTTTAATAGTAAAACGACATACGAGTCAGCTTCATATGAAACAAGAATGTGTGGGTATAGTAGTGTCAATAAGTCAACCACCAGCAGTATTCAAATAAATGGTGTGATGCCAGAATTTCGCATTCAGGGAATTCATATTCACAGACCATTTTCAGTGTTAAATGGAAAGGAAGCGATTTGGTGGTGTGAAATGAGATGCTTTGGATCGGGATCCAGTCGGGAAATTGCTGGGAAAGGCTGAGATAACAGCCAGTGAGTTTgcggataaaaaaaaaacagcatgtaATTAGATAGGGGAGACCAGAAAATTATTTTCGTGTTTTTAAATTTTGGTGCCTGTATGTCATGTAATACTGTAAATGTCTGCTCTCATAGCAGACAAGCAGACAATGCATTTAAAGTACAAACTTCCTGAATGGCTGCTCTTTATCTTCGCGGGTCCTCTGTCTCCCCATGTTATGCCAGTGATTGCAGTTTACAGTGTCTCTGTGCCGTAAAATAATTATTGTGTAAGTCATGGTTTCTAtgttataattattgttatattaTAACAGGCCATTTCACTATGTTATAATACATCATCTGGTAATTATGTTCTAAAACGTTCATTTAAGAAAGTTCCTATTATAATTTAAAgatatttaatctttttttttttaaatcaaatacAAAGCTGGTTCAGAAAACCTTCATTCAGAAATACATCAATGTGAAAAGTTGAATTTCACTGTGAAATATAATTTGAATTATTTAAGTTatcatataaaataatatttttattattgtaaaataaaaggacacatttaaatattggaatattaattaattaaaatatttcattttgagtaATATGGCGTTCCAAATTTTACTAGGTTCAGATGCTTATTGGCTGAAAAAAATCCACGGCAAGACATTCTGGAAAGTACATATACAGAGGAGGAGACACCTGCTACATTCTGGCCAGTTCTGACACAAGGCGTTAAGGGCACCCTGCTTGAAGAGCTACACCCCAGATAAgctcccaccaccccaacaaccCCTTGCACCTAGTTACTGAATGGCAGCTACACTGTACATCATGTGCTGTTATGTTAGGGAGTGTACAATGTGCTCATCTGCCATTTCTTGTTTGTACTGCTTCCTCAGAGCAAATATGTTACTTCACAGAACTTTATAATATCGTTAGAAATAAGGTCCACATCTGCTTTGAAGCCCACATGCCGTTCTGCCCCCAGGGTTCATCCAGTTTATATAAAACTATAACTTCTGCCATATTCATGTTTTGTTTAAGACCCCGGCAGGTGGTTCACTGAACACAAACTGTCAAGCAGCAGGTGGTAGGACTGTCATGTCAGGGCTGCTATCTGAAGCATGTAGAGGTGCGAAGGCATGTTCCACAAGGCATCTTAAGCATGAAGCACTTTGATCCGTTCTTCTATGCCTCTGGCTCTGAAGGCTGTCACtccaacacacacaaacaacgTTACACCACCTGAAAGAATTAATAGGAGGAAAAGTGTGTTATTATCCATCTGTCTCTCCAACATCCGACATCCATACAGTTTCTAATCCCGTAGAGAATCACAAAGAAAAGCatggaaactccacacacagagggcCAGTTATGGGATTCAAACACCcaaccctgcaggtgtgagTTGCTATGCTGCGCCCTGCTGaacattattatcattattattgttatacaGTACATCTATTTCAGTGTCACCAACTTCAGTCAGCTGGCTTTCAATCCGAGATAAGTCTGCACgaacatgcacatgcatttacatgtatgttagagttttattaccttgtacgTAGTCTGTAGGGTCTGCGGACTACCCCGGCACTTTTGAAGCAGCTGattttagatttataatggaataatataaatttgccataagatttctctGTGCGTGAGAGTCATAAAGCATGAGCCAGATGTGAGTTGGCGACCCTGCTATTTTCTGTACTTGCTTGTCCTACGCAGTGTCTAGGGAATCTGGATCCTATCCtcctgtgccctatgatgggctGGTGCCCTATCCCagattattccctgccttgtgcctgtagttTCCTTCTTcatcctattattattattattacgccAATTAATATTGAAAATGTGACATTACACTTAGTCAGTGACTGCTTCACTATAGCTATGACAAGCAATATGCATCCTCAACCTAATTAGTCAAATGATAAGGTATATGTCTAACTTACATTTGTGGAGCTTAAGCAATTCACACTGTGCCCCTGTGTCAAATGCACCCAGGGTTGCCACTTCCAGTCTGAAGAAATAAGACAAAATTCAATAAACAGGGGAGGGGCATCCCGTTCCATTTCGGTTCAAACACggcatttttttctttgaatacGGAACGACCAAACAAAATACGGGATGTCTGAACTCCATATCACTCATTGTTATATTGCACTTTACTCAACATTCACTTCTTCAACAATTATGCCAAATCAAGTTGTTATCCCACGATTAAACTCTTATGTTTTCCCAGAATTGGTGTTATTGATTATTGCATCTGTTAAAGAACTATGAAGAAATAAGCAAAAAAGTTAATGGAAAGAAAAAACTGGtacagaaagaaaaacaatacaGCTTGAAGGCTTTGAAAGCAGACGGGTAAAAGTAGGTCAGAGCGTGGCATATCTGACATAGCAGCGCGAGCGACACCATTTGTTCTCAGCCGCTTTTGTTCTTCGGCGCGAGCCAGAGCTTCTTTCTGCTCCCATCTACATATAGAAGGGCGCGCGGCAGCCGGTAGCCGTGAAAAACAGCAGCTGCACAGGCGGGAATTGTGGGTAAGATACATGAAAGAGAAAATGAAAGCTGAGCACAGCGCAGGAAGCCGAGTGATGCAGCAGATCTGAAGGTAAACACGGTTCGTTTTCCTAAATAGAGGGAAATATCTCCTATAAACACCAGACCGTGAATGTCTCACATATGTATTATCAGCGCTTATTCTAAATTAATGACAGGGTATTTATGGTGAATCTGTTGACCTTAGACGTAAAAATGAGGACTCGGCGGGCTGCACACCAACACGCTTCCAAATGAATGACCGTTTCCTCAGTCGGCTGCGACGCATCTAGCTACTTAGCTGCGCTGCAGGGGAAGGCAGCCTTCATTCTGTGCTTTAACTTTACAGCAAAGCCACATGTGTATGTATTCTGACCTTGTGCTAGTCCTAGTGTGACCTATACACTGAACTTCTGTTAATAGGAGGGATTATGTTGTGTTTGCTGTTCCGTGTTCCCTCCTGTGGGTAGGCCAAATTAACTTTTATGATGTgtaggacacactcacacacacatacgtatatacatacatacatgcatatactgtatactttCAGTACTGTGCAgaaatcttaggcagtcaaaggaaatgtttaaagctatttatctggataGTACgtgcacattaaaaaaaaaaaacagtacaggTATAAATTAGGAGTAATAGAATACAAAATAGTAAAAATGGCATCAGTTGGATGGCTatatgaacaccgcttcagttcccaaacctctcctcaggggcaccacagccattccatgtccttattaaatTTCACCTCCACTTAACTTAATTAACTAACctaattacttttaaaaagtcaatgagatattgattagctgtACCAGGTGTGTTAGTGGTTaactcaaaaaatacatgggtgtagtGAATGGGTGCAGCAAGTACTTGGAGTGATTTTAGGAATCGTTCTGAAACGGCTAaactaacacactttgacaagCATAACAGCATAGTTTTACATCAatataaagatcatttaaacatcattttcttttgcTGCCTAAGACGTTcgcacagtactgtgtgtataaATTCAAATTAAAGGCACAGTCTAacactattttttttatttttatttttccctttAGGTTAAGAGGTCCTTCAAGATGCAATGCTGACATCGTAGCTGCTCTTATCTGTGCTGATGTCAAGTTATGTTGTTTTAATTTACACGTTTTGCAGTCATTCCCTTCTATGATGTCGCTGTCGACTTTAGCTCTTCTGCTGACTCTCGTCATTAAGGCCAGTCTTGCCATAGAAGCCAAGGACACAGTGAGAGAGAAAGCCCATGTAGCTCTGAATGGCCTTCCATTTCCATGGAGCAAACTCCGACTGCCAAACTACGTGATACCCATCCAATACCACATGCTCATACACCCCAACCTGACCACACTCAGATTCAGCGGCTCAGTCAGGATTGAGATTGACGTCAAGAATGACACCAACTGGATTGTACTGCACAGCAAAAACCTCACCATCAAGACAGCAACCATCCTGGATGAGAGTGAGGCCTACCAATCAGAGAGGCTTCTGCCTGTACTGGAGTACCTGCCCCATGAGCAGATTGCAGTTTTCTCTCCAAAAATATTGATTGCAGGGGAAAAGTATTTCCTTCATCTTGAATTCACTGCTCCATTATCTGATGGATTTTACGGCCTATACAAGAGTTCGTACAAAACAAAAACGGGGGAAACAAGGTAATGCTCTTCTCGTTTCAGTCAAAGTAAAATGAAGAAGCAAGCAGCTCTCATagatgtttgaaaaataaaatttgacgAGAGGAAGTATCACAATGATGCTCTGTGGATCTTTtcacaagaaaataaaaacttgtttttttctgttccgtGTGCAGAATATTGACATCCACACACTTTGAGCCCACATTTGCACGGATGGCCTTTCCATGTTTTGATGAGCCGAATTTCAAAGCCAACTACTCCGTTAGGATTAGAAGAAATCGGGAACACATTGCACTCTCCAACATGCCCATCGTACGTGTGGCAATCCTGTGCGGCACTTACTTCAAGGCAAACCCTTATTGTGCCAAATTATTTAAATCTGCAGGCCTCAAAATTGTGCTTGTTTCTGCTGGCAGGAACAAACGGTGGCCCTGGAGGGAGGTCTGCTTGAGGATCACTTTGAAACGAGCGTGCGGATGAGCACTTATCTGGTGGCCTTCGTTGTCTGTGAATTCAAGTCAGTCAGTGGAAGAACCTCGTCCGGCATTGACGTACGACGAAATCTTTTTTACAATACATCACATTTTACACAGGAAGTTTGCTTTTGTGGGGTGGTTTTGGTCTCTGTGGGTTAAGATTCCTAAAAAGTGCCAGCAATCAGCAATTTCCCAGTTCAAATCCCGAGGCTGCCAGAGTGATGTTCCTAGTGGGCCCATGAACAAGGTCCTTTGGCTTAGACACCCAATTTCCCCAGGGGTAGGGTGTCTAACTCTGCTCTCTAACCCTCActtgcatgttgctttggaagAAATATTGTGCCAGTTTACATCTACAAATATTCTGTATATCATTTTTCAAATTCTAATTGCAGTTCAATCTATGGATGCATGAGATGAACATTGTAAAATCATTTTAACACTAAAACCAAATGTTGATTTGAAAAGGTTCAGTGTTGTCTTAATGCTGTTCCCGTAGGTCTCAGTATACGCTATTCCTGATAAGTGGGATCAGACACAATACGCCCTGCAAGCCGCAATTAAAATTTTGGAGTTCTATGAGAGTTATTTTAATATCTTATATCCCCTCCCAAAGCAGGGTAAGCCtccattttctgcatttttggTTGTAAAGATGCCTTTGCATTGTGCAAATGTGTTCATCTGGCCATGGTTTATGAAAGGGTCTGAGAAATTTAAGTTGTTGTTAAATGAGTCTTCATCTTCATTGTTTTTACTTCTTTGACAGATCTAATTGCCATCCCTGATTTCCAGTCAGGCGCCATGGAGAACTGGGGCCTGACTACCTACAGGGAAACATCCCTTCTCTATGACCCTGAGACCTCATCTGCCTCTGACAAGCTGTGGGTGACCCTGGTGATTGCCCATGAACTAGCTCACCAGGTAGGTACCAGCCAATGTGTTCAGATATgttgtcatccatccatccatccatccatcctactTCATATACTGGACAGGGGTAGACTCAGGACACATGCATACAGTCACAGGTTACAGGCAATATAGAGAATGCCGCTTAGCCTAGCTGCATATCTTGGGACTGTagaaggaaaccagagtacccagtgGAACGTCTAAACTCTGAAGACGGTGCTGAGGCCGGATTCTTACCCCCAGTCCTGGTGTCAGGCAGCAGTGCTATCAACTGTGCCTccctgtttaaaaaaaagaacatattcCTCCTCCGTGTTCTGCCTGCGTTGCGTGTGGTTACTCCAGGTACCCTGGTTTCCTCTCACATTCAAAAGAAATGCAGTTAAGCTAACTGTCCAGAAGCTTTAAATTTCCTCTACAGTATGATGTGTGCGTAGGGCCGGGTAATATATCGATAAAAATTGTACTGTGATTATGAACATTTATATTGTCATGAATTTCAATATCATAACTATCGTGATATAGCCTAAATATTTGTTTTCTTGCATAATTGACAGTTATAACGCACTATATTCACACTAATTCCACTAAGGTCTGCTTGTGTAATTTATCATTATACCTGTCACATGCTTTATAATTATTAGTAAAACAATTTGGTCATTGTAATCAGAAAACTTAAAACCAGCTGTCTTATTTTACCTTTTTCCACATAAAAAATTTAGAATACTGTGATAAACATCAATTTCGTGAAAATCTCAGAAAATATTGTGATATGTTTAGGGCAAATCGCCCAGCCCCAGTCAAACCCATGCCCTGGAATGAACAGCGGTGCAGTCAGAGAAACAAAACATACTGTCAGCATTGTCTAGTCTTGCGACCTTTcgcaaaaatgtttattttcgtATGATGTATTtcttaaaattagatttcagtttgcagtatattcaatttaacatttttcatgttctgaatctgttTAAGAGCAATTCTAagggaattttaagcaaaaaggCAGCATTGAAGTAAAGGAATAATGACTAGTTATATCGTGATAATTTTTTCTATGTCAAACAATAATTATCATGATAAAATATAATGTCATATTGTACCCTGGACACCTGCCACtggactagcatcccatccagcgtATACCTCAGTCTTGTCTTCAGATCCACTGTGAGCATAATAAGCGGACAGTACTGTTACCATATTTTTGTATATCTTATTTATTCACCCCAGCACCATATTTCCCCCTGTTTTACAGTGGTTTGGTAATCTTGTCACAATGGAATGGTGGAATGACATCTGGCTAAATGAAGGATTTGCGCGATACATGGAGATTGTCTCTGTTGAAGCCACATTCCCCGAGATGAAAGTGGTATGTTTTTTCAGAATGATGATAAATGAACATGTCGGATTTTAAGATTTATACCTTTTGAAAAGTTATATATGATATACATATATGCAGTTATATATGATATACATATATCTGCTGAGAGAACATATGTATTTCTTTATGcaattatttttcataaatttCACCATCTCAGGAGGAACACCTGCTGGACACTTGCTTTGTTGCCATTGGTCGGGATTCCTTGAACTCCTCCCGGCCCATATCCTGTGAGGCTGAGAACCCCACCCAGATAAAAGAAATGTTTGATACTGTGTCCTATGAAAAGGTAGAATATGACTGTCAACACTTAACATAGCACTAACATTTCCATGCATATACTGCTATACTGTTGTGAATTGTGGGTCAttttaaacatccatccattttctatatccTTTATACAATAGAGTGTCCCTGGGTCCAATATAGGGTCCAGCTCTGGGCATATATCCACACATAATTAATGGGAAACATGATCTTTACAATTTCAAAACTGCAAGTTATCTACAAGTTTCCTTAGCTTGTAATTACACACATCTTTCATAGACACCCTGTGCACAATCAGACGATGTCATTGGTCTGTTTGATGGAGATGGTATTGATTGGTTGACTCCTATCTGATTTTTCAGGGAGCCTGTGTCCTGCACATGCTCAGACACTTCCTGACAGAAGATGTCTTCCAGAGTGGCATTGTCCGCTACCTAAAGAGGTTTAGCTACAAAAACGCCAAAAATGAGAACCTCTGGGAGAGCCTTGCTAATGTACTTGCCTAAAATACCCTTACTTCTGTATTTTCTGAAAAATAGACTTGGTTAACATGCATTCATTTGTTCTCTTGAAATATCTGCCAGTGTAGCGTATATAAATTCTGTTTTTGGTTTGCAGACATGTAGTGCTGATGATTTTACATCTGGGGAGTTCTGCTATAGTCGCGACCAAGCACCCAAGAACGCTGTAAGTGTAAAAACCTGTGTATGGATAGTTTATGACTACTGAAGTACATGTTATATATGggttttatttcaaataatgATCAACAAAGAAATTGTAGTATTGCATAAGGTATTCATTTTAGGACACGGCACAATGAAATTCAATGTGAATAAACACAATCTTACCTGGCATGTAAAGATGTATGATAGTACTATGCATTAAATGGCAtgatattttattaaaacagaTTTGGATAATACATGATACAGTATACAGATGTATGCATTTACATTGTAAGAGATTACAATGTTTAGGTCCAAGCACTGGTGTACATGTATGAGCATGTGAGCAAGGCTATAGAAAGGATGAAAAAGTCATCAATTCCTTATTAATTTATGCTATACAATGGTAGTCAATCAAATCGTTCTAAACACTGTCAGTTAAGCTTTGTTATACCAGGAAAATGCTGAATTCTTGAATCTGAAGGGTGTTGATTGATTTTCTATAATTGCACAAGTAGTGCCAGCCAGGCCAATCACAGTAGTAAATCAATGCAAGCTCATAGTCTTGTCACAGTGTATAAAATCAACCtaaccatgcagtcaggtttatgaacatttgtgaaagaatgggtcattctgaagagctcaaggaattcaagtgtggtactgccataggatgtcacctttgcagtaagtcagtttgtgaaattacttccctgctagatattccacactcaactgtaagtggtattattgtgaagtggaagcgtttaggagctgaaactcagccacaaaatGGCCGACAATGAGAGGTCACAGCGGGGTCACCAAGTGCGTAGACAGTAATATTCACCAACGCTCTGACTCcctaactgcagagttccaaacttcctttAGCATTAACTCCAGAACAAAAACTGTgcgctgggagcttcatggaatgggcttccatggctgagcagctccATGCAGGCCTCACAACACCAATCGCAATGCCAAGAGTCTAATCACATGGTGTAAACcatgctgccactggactctggagcactGGAAACATGCTCAGtagagtgacgaatcacgcttctctgtctggccgTCTGATGGACGATCCTTGGTTTGGCAGGTGCCAGgggaacgttacctgcctgaccgCATTGTGCTAattgtaaagtttggtggaggagggataatggtatggggttgttttccAAGGGTTGAACTAAGGCCCTTAGGCCCAGTGAAGAGAGTTCTTAATGCAGATggaggtgtaatggccaggtatCCCAAAACGTTTGTCTATATCGTGTATATAAACATATCTACATTACTTTGCCTCCGCAGCCATGCCTTTAACATGCTTATGCCATGGTTGTTACATGGTTACTGGGTTACACATTAGTAGGTAAAGACTGGTAATTGGCTTAACAGCAGGCAGTTTCGGACTAATGACTCGGTTATGGTCTATGGACTATTTTTGAATGAACGATGGTGCCTTGGGTTGTAAGTCCAGACATTACAACCAGAGACGGTATTTCGACAATACATTATAAAGCAATACTATTCAAGCATATTTCTTGCAGATAAATTTCAccaggcaggggtggggggcaggttcCTCAAGATACTATTTTGCAGGAGGGAATGCTGTGTTAATGCCCAAGGTGTGTTAATGCCCAACTTTGCGTCTGGTGAccttataatatattataaccaccccccccaactgGGGGCATATAATGGCCCAGGTGTTAGAATGAGAATGGCATCAGTCAGGGTGACTGGTGGAGCTCTTGATGGTCAGCCCACAAATCAGACCATAGGCCAGTGATTCGATCAAGGTTGTGCATCACCAACAATGGGGGCCGGTGTACTTTCTTGAAAACCTTGGTTCAGAGATGTATGTCTTCTCTGACTCCGTAGTACCGTTTTGCTGGGGAGCACTGGGACCTGAAGACCATCATGAACACATGGACCCTCCAGAAGGGCATACCCGTGGTCATCGTA harbors:
- the LOC111839305 gene encoding endoplasmic reticulum aminopeptidase 2, giving the protein MMSLSTLALLLTLVIKASLAIEAKDTVREKAHVALNGLPFPWSKLRLPNYVIPIQYHMLIHPNLTTLRFSGSVRIEIDVKNDTNWIVLHSKNLTIKTATILDESEAYQSERLLPVLEYLPHEQIAVFSPKILIAGEKYFLHLEFTAPLSDGFYGLYKSSYKTKTGETRILTSTHFEPTFARMAFPCFDEPNFKANYSVRIRRNREHIALSNMPIEQTVALEGGLLEDHFETSVRMSTYLVAFVVCEFKSVSGRTSSGIDVSVYAIPDKWDQTQYALQAAIKILEFYESYFNILYPLPKQDLIAIPDFQSGAMENWGLTTYRETSLLYDPETSSASDKLWVTLVIAHELAHQWFGNLVTMEWWNDIWLNEGFARYMEIVSVEATFPEMKVEEHLLDTCFVAIGRDSLNSSRPISCEAENPTQIKEMFDTVSYEKGACVLHMLRHFLTEDVFQSGIVRYLKRFSYKNAKNENLWESLANTCSADDFTSGEFCYSRDQAPKNAYRFAGEHWDLKTIMNTWTLQKGIPVVIVSHQGSMLKLRQERFIKTARPSDPSWQSLQHGYQWHVPLTYITSNSKIVNRHLLQTKSDTIELAQEASWVKFNSDMNGYYIVHYEGDGWDTLIRLLKENHTALSYKDRANLIHNAFQLVSAGYLSLDKALDLTAYLKDETHNVPLLQGLGYLESFYTLVEHRNISDVMQNLKAYILQYFKAVIAKQTWSDEGSISDRKLRSHILSVACDLRYPPCVEKANHLFNDWMTSNGKISLPSDVAETVYSVGAQTHEGWGYLLDKYSHSLSEAEKDKILDALSSSKDSDKLSRLLELGMEGVVIRMQDLSKLIYTVARHPTGRFLAWDFVKRNWNALVEKFQLGSFCIRSIIIGTAAQFSSKEELREVKAFFDSIREQSSQLRATQVALENVQKNIMWLERNLESLRTWLQNHSQ